CCGCAGGGTCGAGCGCGGGGTATTGCCGGTCTGGTTCATGAGGTAGTGCGGCAGGTGAACAGGGGAGTCCGCAGTGCGACTGACGTCGTACTCACGCCAGCATCGGATTATTTCGACAAATTTTATCCACCGGGCCCGCATCGGGCCGCAGCTATCGCGGCACTAAACGGCGTTTGTGGAGACCACCTGCTAAAAACTGCTAACCCACTAGCGATACCTATGCGGATGCGGGTGTATCTGCCGCTAGACAGGTCCGAAAGCCCCAGTGTAGACGGCGACCAAATCGAGCCAAAAATAGCGTTTGCGAGCTTATTTGAAACCTCCTTGCGGGCGGTTGAGGTATATCCACAGCCATGTGCTTTCGCAGAGGCCGATTTTAGCCCCAGTGGTCGGATTCTGATTTTGGCGCACGGCCTTTGTATGAATGATATGGAGTGGACCTCGAAGAACCATAATCACGGTCGTATGCTGGCAGATGCACACGGCTATACGCCGGTCTATGCACACTATAATTCTGGCCGACACATCTCAGAAAATGGTCGCGAATTTGGTGAGCAGATCAGCGGCTTGATCGACGCTTGGCCTGTGCCGGTAGAATCGGTAAGCATCGTTGGTTTTAGTATGGGTGGTTTATTGACACGCAGTGCCTTGCATTTGGCGCAGCAGCAGCAAAGCTCGTGGTTGGAGAAAGTCGACAAAGTCGTTTATGTGGGTACGCCACACCACGGTTCGGCGCTTGAGCGCGGTGGTTATTGGTTGCAAAAATCCATGACTTACAGCCCCTACACCGCCCCTCTGGCCGCACTCGGCAGAATTCGTAGTGCCGGCATTACCGATCTGCGTCACGGTAATATATTAGATGACGACTGGCAGCTCCATGACGAGCATGAAGACAATTCCGATCACCGCAGCTCCGTACCGTTGGCGGCGGGCATACAGCACTATGCCATAGGTGCAAGCTTGTCTAAGTGTGCAAGCACAGACATGTCGCGCCTGCGAAGTGATGGTCTGGTTCACCCCAACAGTAGCTGGGGTAAACACCCTAAGCCTGAATTTAATCTGCAACTCTCGGAAGATAACTGCCGTATTTTTTATGGCTTAGGCCATTTAGCGATGTTGCATGACCAGCGTGTCGCAACGCAGTTGAATACCTGGTTGCAGCGCTGATCGGCCTGCATTTACGCAGGGCCCTGATGAAATCAAAAGTCAGCAAGCATTGAGAAATGGGCGGCCAGTGCTGCGCAGAGTAAAGCCAAGACCATTGTGCCCCAGCCATAGGCCGCAGGACGCTGGGTGAAATTGGTGTAGCAGGCGCCAATCATTACGGCGGTAAGTAGACTTGCACCGAATGCAGCGTAGATTGGCTGCCAGAATCCGACGATTAATAGTGGGGTGGCAATCAGCTCCAGTGTGCCGGCAACACGCATAAGCCAGTGCGGGTAACCAAAGTTATCGAATTCGTCGCGCATGTGAGTGTGGCCCAATACTTTCATTGCGCCAGCAATACTAAAAAAAACAATAAATACGATCTGCAAGATGCTCACTGCGATATTCATTGGACCGCACCCTTAGGGGCTGTTTTGCTAAGCGAGCGCTCGTGAGTTTGAGCCCAAGTTCTATTTAAATATATTAACCGCGCCAATATGCCTGTGGCCGTCAAGTGAGGTGGCGATGAAAATTCCAGTGAAAAGCTAGGCATCACTGGAGTGGGCGTCGGTGATATCTTCTTTAGCATAAATGCTGCCCTTTATTATTATTTTGAAGCGATATTAAAGACTGACACTGAGCTCTGCCGTGATCATTCTGGGCGGCATTAAAAATCCCATATGTGAACCTTCAAAGATGGGTAGGTCGGCGGTGAATTGGCGAATGAGTTTATTTTCTAGGTTTTTAATATGAACCATAAAGCGCCAGCGTTCCTGGGGGTCGACTAGGCCAATATGTAAATTCACTAGCGAGTAGGCGGTTTGGGTATCGATGGGGTCGAGGTCTAGGTCAAAGAAAATATCGTCACGCCAGCTGTAATCGGCGCCCAAGACCAGCGCTAATTTATTATCTATAAGCGGTACTGCAGTGTGGAAGCCAAAATTGGCGCTGTATTTTGGCGCTCTGGGTAGTTGCTTGCCGGTGAGGTCGCAGGTGTCATCTGATGATCCAGCCTGACAGGGGCCATCGATATATTCATCAAATAAGGCATTGGTATAGCCGGCACTGGCGTAGATCATGGTGCCGCGCCAAGGTTGGAAGTTTATGTCGAACTCCAGCCCCTCGGTAGTTGCTTTGGCCGCGTTGCTGACTAGAAAGCCATTGCCAATAAACGCTTGAATCTGCATGTCGCTAAACTGGGTTTGAAAGGCAGCCGCATTGGCAGTTAGCGCGCCATCTAGGGCGGTGAGCTTATAGCCAAGCTCATAGGCGATGGCGGTTTCTTGATCGAAACCGGATTCGTCGGCGGTGCGGGCCAAAGGATTATAACCGCCGGCTTTAAAGCCTTCGGAGTAAGACGCATAGAGCATCTGATCGTCCCAGGCGTACTTTAGCGACAACTTGGGGGCGACATTGGATTCATTTCGCTTGTCTCGCAAGGTGTACTCGGTGACGCCAAAGGCGCTCTGTAGTAGCAGGCCGGTTTGCTCGTAGTCTTGTACCAGGTCAACCTTCTTGGTTTCTTTTGAGGCGCGCAGTCCGGCAATGGCACTGAGACGATCACTGATATTCCAGCTTAGTTGGGTGAATAGGGCGAGTGTGCTGGTGTCTTGCTGAAAGGTTTGGATTAAGGCGTCGGTGGAAGCGCTATAAAGTAAGGGGTCAAGAATATTGCCCAGTGGGCCGGTGATGGGCGAAAGCTGATCAGCCAGTGCCGACGATAGCGCATTTAACAGCACAGCGCTGACAGCGGGATCGGGTAGCATGCGCAGATCACCATCTAGGTGATTGTCTGAACGAAAGCCAAAAGCGCCCACTATGTATTCAAGTTTTCCCGGTGCTGAGGTGAAGCGAATTTCCAGCATTTGTTGATCGTATTCGGTTTGCCTATCCCAGTCGGCAATGGGGGCGGGGCCGGTATCTGCGTCAACGTATAAGGATTCGGTCATTTGTGCATGGCTGGCGATAATCGTCAGTAATTGCTCACCGAAATCCCAGTTAGTATCTAGGTTAACAACCGTCGATTCGCTGCTACTGGCGTTGTCGCTATTGCTGTGGCCAACATAATCAAAGCGATCTTCTAGGGTGGCGTCGAACAGGCCGTGGACGGTGGCCGCGTCTGGCTGCAATACAAAGGGTTCCCAACCTTGGCCGTTGTCTTTAGCTTCACCGCGATACAGGGTTAGAACAAAATTAAGATCGTCGCTGGCGTCGAATAGCAGTTTGCCGCGAAGCCCCTGTTTATCGACTTGCTTCTCATCGACATTGCGGACTGAATTATAAACATAGCCGTCTTTGCTATGGCTAGTGGCGGCTAAGCGCAGCGCGAGTTTTTCTTCGATGAGGGGGGCATTCACGGTGGCGCTAATTTCCTGATTGCCAAAGTCGCCGCCGTTGATTGTCGCGCCGGCCTGCCACTCGTGCTGCGGATTGGCACTCGTCACGCTTATTGCGCCTGCCACGGTGTTTTTGCCGAACAATGTGCCCTGCGGGCCCTTTAATAATTCGACGCGTGAGAGGTCAAGAAAGGCGTCTTGTAGAAAGGCGAGCTTGCCGTAGTAAATGCCATCTACATAGAAACCAACGGATTGCTCCATGCCATCATTTATCGGCGAATTCAGGCCGCGCATGCCCACTTGTACGTAGCCTGGGGTCATATTGATATCGGTGTTGGGGCTGGCAAGGGCGACGTCTTCAAAGGACTTTATAGCGGAGGCCTGCATGCGCTCCGCGCTCATTACCGATACCGAGAGTGGAACATCTTGTGCCGATTCAGCACGTTTTTGCGCAGTGACAATGACTTCTTCAATATAGTCTCTGCGTTTTTTTTCTTTGATGTCTGTCCAGGCATTGCCGGACGCGATCAGAATAGCTAACAGTAGAATTATTTTCATTATTATTGTCCGTGCTATTGGTTTTATTCTGTAAGTGCTCAGGTTTTCGGTAATTCTATTTTCCCACGCTGGACTTTTTTAAACTGGATGTTGGTAAACACAGTCGCCCCATTTGCCAGTAGGCGTAAAGCGAAAACACAATGGCGGTGGCGGCAACGTATATTCCTCTTTGTAGCGAAAACGCCAATGGGTCGGACGCCAATAACAGGCGGCAGAGATCAAAGACGGGCCACATAATTAGCAAAATATATAAGCCCATCGCGATGGCAATAAGACGAATTTGATGTGAGCTTACTGCAAAGTGACGGGATGCGGCTTGTTTGTCATTAGTCATCTTAGGTCTCATCTACATAGGTTTAACAATGGCGAGATACAGCACGGTCATACCGCCAATGGCGATGACTGGTGTAGTGACAATCAGGAACCACCAGTGGCGGTGGATGGCCAGCTCATAGTGCGGTGAATTAAAACTGTCGCCGTCGGGAAGGCTGCGGCGTATCTTGGCTTTATTGCCGCCAAAGTGAGAGAGCCAATAGTCAAGGCATTCAATGGGTAGAAAAACCAGAACGACAATAGTGAGCTTCATAGCGAGCCAATAAGATTGTGGCCCCCAGCCGCTAATGAGCAGTAGCGCTAAACCTGAAATGAGGACCGCAGGGAAGGCGGTGTGCTCCAGTATCACGCCGTCATCGAAACGTTCCATTGCCCAATTTCGCTTCTTTATACTATCTATATCGTCGGGGTCCGCCTGCCATGCGCGCAGTACCGGCACTAAATAATTTAAATAGGCGACCGAGGTGCTCCACAGCCAGAGTGTCGCAAAGCTGATATGGATAAATTTGATATGTATATAGTGGCTAGCCAGCCATTGGCTCAGGGTATCCATGCTCATATTAGCTTCTTGGTTTTTATTGTTATGGTAATTACTGTTAATCTCTAAGACAATACCATACGGTATGGTATGTATTATAGTCAAGAGTATTGACAATTTTGGGGTCTGCATGAACATGGGTGTCACAAAGCCGTCGAATAGACGTAAATCGATACAGGATTTTGTCAGCGAGGCCTTTGAGCTTCTTGCAGAGGCGGGGACGGCGGACGCCTTAACAATAGACAGCTTATGTTCGCGCTTGGGCGTTTCTAAGGGTAGTTTTTACTGGCACTTTAAAGGCCGCGGTCCGCTAATTGACGCCTTGGTCAACGCATGGGCCGGTAATTTTCACGTTGCCATTCACCGTGCGATTGAGGCGCAGACCGCCGACAATGGGCGCACAGTTATCGAGGAAATTAGCCATTATTGGCTAAGCAGCAATATGTCTAGGCTCGATCAAGTGATGCGCCATTGGGCGCAACACGATGAAGGTGTTTATAAGGCGGTATGCCAGGCTGATGAGCTGCTACTTAATTTCTTAAAGAGCAATATTAAAACCCTTGCTTATAGTGAGGAAGAGGCACATCGCCGTGCAAGATTGATGATGGCTATTGGGATTGCCGAGCCCATGCTTGCCCATTTACCCAAAGCTGGCTCCGATGACAAAGAGCTTCAATGGATACTTGATAGCGTTCTTGGCTTAAAAAAATAGCACATTCGGCTGAGCGCCGTATCAAGGTGTGATGGCTTTAAAGAGATTAGGGCTATTCAAGGCAGATTGAGGAAACGAGTTGATTTGACTTGTGGTATGCATGAGCACTTTGCCACCTTCTGAGTTATCAAAAAGTATGGATCAAGGTGGCGGCGCTGTAACTTGCTGGGGGTGTTACTTATTTTTATCTACCCTAGGTCTTGATGCTAGGCCTTAGCACCAAGGATCTAGACCATTAGGCCTTTTTTGCTTCAGGCTGTTTAGTCGGGGGAGGAACGATTTGGCCACTGACGCCTTTGACGACATATTGAACCGCGCCACCAGACTTTAAAAAGGCAGCCGTTTGTTCTTCAATAGTGGCTGTAGTGACGATATCTTTTGCGGGTGTCTTACTCATTCTATATTCCTTGTTAAATATTGGCTTGTTCGCCCGCTTTGATAATCGCTACTATCTGAATTGGGGCAAATCTCGTTGTAGTGAATAATGAAATTCTATTCCCGCTGTCACCATTGCGAAAATACTGGGTGAAACTGATTTGACAGCTATCTCGAATGTAGTGATATCCGCTTAGGCCGATGTCATTTCGCGTGTCGTTTATACTGCCGATAGAAGATGCAGTGGTATATCTGGCGTGTATTAACGCTGCCCTTGCCATACTTCGCTGCCACAGTATACGCTTTTTTCGGTGTCTCTATCGGGAAATCTTTTAGTTGTCCGCCCTGTAGCCTCCTTTTGTCAACTGCCAGTACGGCCTTCAACATTACTAATAATGTGTTCCGCAGCACTCCGCGGCTCTGTTTGCGCGCTAGGAGCGTCCTAAAATTGGATGGCTGCGATACCAATTCTGTGTGGTGAGTGTTTGCGACGATGCTGGGCTATTGCTTAAGGGGAGAGATTAGATGACGGTTTTTCTCATCGGGCGTGATGTGAGCCAAGCGCCACCGACACAATTCACCTATACAGATGCTCAGTGTCGGTGGCCTTAGTCGCTGCGGCTTATTTTGGGCTTGCGCGGCCGCTTAGCAGCGATACGATTAATTTGTGTCCAAAGGCAGCTTGGCTTTTCCAGTAGCCATTAAACTTTGCTAAACCATCGTCAATGTCGGACACGCGACTGTGGTAGAACATATGCAGGGCCGGATCGATCACACAGTCTTGGTGAAGATTATTGCTTGGGATAATAATTAACTTAGCTAGCAGGGGTATTTGTAGGGATTCTACCGCCGGGCTGCCGCAGGATTTGCACTTACCTCGCTGTACCGCTGGTGGCGGCCGATAGGCTTTGTACTCTAAAGACTCGGGGCTGGGTAGAACCACATTTTTAGCCATGTAAATACTAATGTCTGCGAAGGCGGCTTGATTGAACTCTTGGCAAATAGTGCAGTGGCAGTAACAACGCAGTAGCGGCGAGCCTTGAACCGAAAAAGTAGTTTCCCCGCACGAGCACTGACAAGCATATTGGTTTTCTGGCATGTACTACCTCCCTTGTCTTTAACTTATTGCCACCACCGATTAGTTTTCAATACGGTGTAGGCGCTGCCTAATTATCCACAGTAAAACGTCGTGGGTCTTCATGTTTAATTCATTTGCTGGCTTTATTCTTCAAGCATTAACTGGGTTTTTCAATGCCCGCGGATCAACTTTTTCAGATGATTGCTGGCGATTTCGCCCCCCAGACACACACGGATACTGCTTTTTCTAGTGTTGATGTTTTTGCGGCTGATGCTCAAAACCTGGAAAACGTTTATTGGCAAATACTGAATGGCAGTTCGCACAGCCTTCGACTAGGCGAGAGTAGCGAAAGGCGACAAGTTCTGGGTCTTGTGATTCGGCCGCCTGTGCAAGCTGTTTTGCTCTCGCGTGGAACTCCATATCGAGGCGTTTGAACTTGCTGGGCAGTTTTTGCCTTAGCTCAAGGCTTTGCGCTGGCGTGAGTGACTTTTTCATAATGTAGCTTGCATGCATCTTCTTAGCCGTTTCATTAACCGCCTTCCAGTCTGCCGTGGCGATAGAGAGCGCGACGCTTTGAATGCCATTCCCTAGCTCGCCCATCTCTGCCTTTAGTAAAGTCATCAGCTCGGGTGATAGATCAACGGCTGATTTTTCTTTGTCGCCAGCGAAGCTTGGCGCTGGTGCGATGCAAATTGCTATTGTGATGGCCAATACGGCTATGCCAGATTTTCGAAATTTCACCTTAGGCTCCTTTATTCTGTCGCAAACGGAGAACACCTTATTGTAGCGTTGTTATATATGACCGGCGTTTATCTTGCTGAAATTAGTCGGGGCATTAAAAGTCCACGGCAATAAAGTTTAAAATATTGGGATCACTGCACTCTATCTTTAAATAATCGCAAAGCATACTGGCCGGCGCTATGTGCTCTGAATTTTTCTACATCAGCCCTAGCGTCGGCAGGCGCTTCTTCGAGGGTAGGCAAGCGTATGCCATATTCTGGGGGGAGCAATATTGCGGCAGCCATACTCGCAAAGGCAAGATCAGCGGCGGTGAATTGCGCGCCGCATAAAAATGGCCGGCCATCACTGAGTAATTTTTCGACCCTGTCGAAGGCCTGCTCAATGATCGCGCGACCGGCAACTATATTTTGCTTAGAGATTTT
This portion of the Zhongshania sp. R06B22 genome encodes:
- a CDS encoding TonB-dependent receptor encodes the protein MKIILLLAILIASGNAWTDIKEKKRRDYIEEVIVTAQKRAESAQDVPLSVSVMSAERMQASAIKSFEDVALASPNTDINMTPGYVQVGMRGLNSPINDGMEQSVGFYVDGIYYGKLAFLQDAFLDLSRVELLKGPQGTLFGKNTVAGAISVTSANPQHEWQAGATINGGDFGNQEISATVNAPLIEEKLALRLAATSHSKDGYVYNSVRNVDEKQVDKQGLRGKLLFDASDDLNFVLTLYRGEAKDNGQGWEPFVLQPDAATVHGLFDATLEDRFDYVGHSNSDNASSSESTVVNLDTNWDFGEQLLTIIASHAQMTESLYVDADTGPAPIADWDRQTEYDQQMLEIRFTSAPGKLEYIVGAFGFRSDNHLDGDLRMLPDPAVSAVLLNALSSALADQLSPITGPLGNILDPLLYSASTDALIQTFQQDTSTLALFTQLSWNISDRLSAIAGLRASKETKKVDLVQDYEQTGLLLQSAFGVTEYTLRDKRNESNVAPKLSLKYAWDDQMLYASYSEGFKAGGYNPLARTADESGFDQETAIAYELGYKLTALDGALTANAAAFQTQFSDMQIQAFIGNGFLVSNAAKATTEGLEFDINFQPWRGTMIYASAGYTNALFDEYIDGPCQAGSSDDTCDLTGKQLPRAPKYSANFGFHTAVPLIDNKLALVLGADYSWRDDIFFDLDLDPIDTQTAYSLVNLHIGLVDPQERWRFMVHIKNLENKLIRQFTADLPIFEGSHMGFLMPPRMITAELSVSL
- a CDS encoding cytochrome c → MKFRKSGIAVLAITIAICIAPAPSFAGDKEKSAVDLSPELMTLLKAEMGELGNGIQSVALSIATADWKAVNETAKKMHASYIMKKSLTPAQSLELRQKLPSKFKRLDMEFHARAKQLAQAAESQDPELVAFRYSRLVEGCANCHSVFANKRFPGFEHQPQKHQH
- a CDS encoding DoxX family protein; its protein translation is MNIAVSILQIVFIVFFSIAGAMKVLGHTHMRDEFDNFGYPHWLMRVAGTLELIATPLLIVGFWQPIYAAFGASLLTAVMIGACYTNFTQRPAAYGWGTMVLALLCAALAAHFSMLADF
- a CDS encoding GFA family protein, which produces MPENQYACQCSCGETTFSVQGSPLLRCYCHCTICQEFNQAAFADISIYMAKNVVLPSPESLEYKAYRPPPAVQRGKCKSCGSPAVESLQIPLLAKLIIIPSNNLHQDCVIDPALHMFYHSRVSDIDDGLAKFNGYWKSQAAFGHKLIVSLLSGRASPK
- a CDS encoding TetR/AcrR family transcriptional regulator, producing the protein MNMGVTKPSNRRKSIQDFVSEAFELLAEAGTADALTIDSLCSRLGVSKGSFYWHFKGRGPLIDALVNAWAGNFHVAIHRAIEAQTADNGRTVIEEISHYWLSSNMSRLDQVMRHWAQHDEGVYKAVCQADELLLNFLKSNIKTLAYSEEEAHRRARLMMAIGIAEPMLAHLPKAGSDDKELQWILDSVLGLKK
- a CDS encoding esterase/lipase family protein is translated as METGKSLHGAARLAFDAVENVTDIVEGMYRNIAAVPLPLGKAPQGRARGIAGLVHEVVRQVNRGVRSATDVVLTPASDYFDKFYPPGPHRAAAIAALNGVCGDHLLKTANPLAIPMRMRVYLPLDRSESPSVDGDQIEPKIAFASLFETSLRAVEVYPQPCAFAEADFSPSGRILILAHGLCMNDMEWTSKNHNHGRMLADAHGYTPVYAHYNSGRHISENGREFGEQISGLIDAWPVPVESVSIVGFSMGGLLTRSALHLAQQQQSSWLEKVDKVVYVGTPHHGSALERGGYWLQKSMTYSPYTAPLAALGRIRSAGITDLRHGNILDDDWQLHDEHEDNSDHRSSVPLAAGIQHYAIGASLSKCASTDMSRLRSDGLVHPNSSWGKHPKPEFNLQLSEDNCRIFYGLGHLAMLHDQRVATQLNTWLQR